A region from the Anomaloglossus baeobatrachus isolate aAnoBae1 chromosome 11, aAnoBae1.hap1, whole genome shotgun sequence genome encodes:
- the RNF223 gene encoding RING finger protein 223 produces MDTVPEVWHTQMEPEENVDSRPECSICFTSYDNIFKTPKVLQCSHTFCLECVARLVAALPTDTQHDKVMCPFCRQPTEIPQQGVPALQTSKELLSNLPPHLQHEEPVWIEGTKLCYKQEPQSDSNQTDTCICVDIGLTKKEEPPTPIPRNGLHRFFCGCSDWKRLLLIAFMVIILFCILLWPVQCILKTGNLRCTSEPTPTKVPHSNILVTKSSWEGH; encoded by the coding sequence ATGGATACCGTTCCAGAAGTTTGGCATACTCAGATGGAGCCAGAGGAAAACGTGGACAGTAGACCCGAGTGCTCCATCTGTTTCACCAGCTACGATAACATATTCAAGACTCCCAAGGTTCTGCAGTGTTCTCACACTTTCTGCCTGGAGTGCGTGGCAAGATTGGTGGCCGCATTACCAACAGACACTCAACATGACAAGGTCATGTGCCCCTTCTGTCGACAACCCACCGAAATCCCACAACAGGGTGTCCCGGCCCTACAAACAAGCAAAGAACTGCTGTCTAACCTACCTCCCCATTTACAACATGAAGAGCCAGTTTGGATTGAAGGGACCAAGCTTTGCTATAAGCAGGAGCCACAGTCCGATTCTAATCAAACGGACACCTGCATTTGCGTTGACATTGGGTTGACCAAAAAAGAGGAACCGCCAACACCAATACCACGTAATGGACTCCATCGATTCTTTTGTGGGTGCAGTGACTGGAAAAGACTCTTGCTCATTGCTTTCATGGTGATCATACTGTTCTGCATTCTTTTGTGGCCGGTTCAGTGTATCCTGAAGACTGGAAACCTACGTTGTACCTCCGAACCCACACCCACCAAGGTGCCCCACTCTAATATTCTCGTAACAAAAAGCTCATGGGAGGGACACTAG